The Brevundimonas sp. SORGH_AS_0993 genome segment GCCCTTCTTCGCCGTCTCGTCCAACCTGACCTCCGGCCGGATCGAGGTGCATCGCAGCGGCCTGATGCGCCGCGCCATGCGCGCCTCCATCGCCATTCCCGGCGTCCTGCCGCCCGTCGTCATCGACGGCCAGGTGCTGGTCGACGGCGCCGTGCTGAAGAACTTCCCCACCAGCGTGATGCGCCAGCTGAACAGCGGTCCCATCATCGGCGTGGACATGTCCCAGACGCGCGGCGTCGATCCCCAGGCGCTGGAGAACCCGCCGTCCTGGTGGAAATGGGTGCTGTCGGGCGCCTGGAAGGCCGGTCCGCCCATCGTCTCGATCCTGATGCGCGCGGCCACCATCACCACAGACACGGAGATGGAACATTCGCGCGCCGGAGCCGACGTGCTGGTCCTGCCTCAGATCACCAGCACCGACATCCGCGACTGGAAGACCTACGACGGTCCCGTCGCCACCGGCTACGAGGCGATGAACGCCGCGCTGGCCGAACTGACAGAACCCGTCACCCACCTGAGGCGACGGGTTCCGGCCCTCTAAAATCTAAAGCGGCGCGCAGGCCCGCTTAAGCCAGTCCAGCGCCTCGCCGTCCATCAACGGCCCGACCTTGGCCAGCGTCTCGGCGTGATAGGCGTCGACATAGGCCCGCTCGTCCGGCGTCAGCATCTCCACCGCGATCAGCCTGCGGTCGATCGGCGCGAAGGTCAGCTGCTCGAACCCGTGCATCGGCCGCTCGCCGCCCTCCGGAACCACGGCCGGCGTCACCACCTGCAGCGTCTCGATGCGAATGCCCCAATGGCCTTCGCGATAATAGCCCGGCTCGTTGGACAGGATCATGCCTTCCAGCAGCGGCTGGGACGTACCCCATTTCGCGATCCGCTGCGGCCCCTCGTGGACGCCCAGATAGCTGCCGACGCCGTGACCCGTGCCGTGATCGTAATCCAGCCCCGCCGCCCACATCGGGGCCCGCGCGATGGCGTCCAGCGCCATGCCGCTGGTCCCGGCGGGGAAGCGGATCGTCGCCATGGCGACGTGCGCCTTCAGAACCAGGGTGAACTTGTGGCGCTGGTCCTCGCTCGGCTCGCCGATGGCCATGGTGCGGGTCACGTCGGTCGTGCCGTCCAGATACTGACCGCCGCCGTCCACCAGCAGCAGCGAACCCTTCTCGACCTTGCGGATCGTGGCGCCGACCGGCTTGTAATGCGGCAGGGCGCCGTTCGGCCCGGCCCCGGCGATGGTGTCGAAGCTCAGGTCCTTCAGCGCGCCGGTCGCCTCGCGGAACCGCTCCAGCGTCTCGACCACCTCGCGCTCGTCCGGCAGCGTCTCCTGCGCCACCGTATCGACCCAGTGCAGGAACCGGCTCAGCGCCGCCCCGTCGCGGATATGGGCCTGACGGCTGCCTTCGATTTCGACCGCATTCTTGACGGCGCGCGGCACGGCGCAGGGGTCCGTCGCCCGCACCACCGTCGCCCCCGCCTGCTCCAGCCGGTCGAAATACCAGGCCGAGGACAGCGCCGGATCGATCATCACCTTCTGGCCCGACAGCCCGTCCAGCGCGGCCGAAAGCTGCTCGGTCGCCTCGATGCGAACATCGTCGCCCAGCCAGCCCGGCAACGCATTCGTCGCCTTGGCCGGGTCCAGGAACAGCCGCGCCTTGCCGTCCGCCGCCAGGATGGCTTGCCCGATCGGCAGAGGCGACCGGATCACGTCTCCGCCGCGCACATTGAACAGCCAGGCGATGGACATCGGCGCCGTCAGCACGACCGCGTCGGCGCCCGCATCCGCCACCGCCCTGCCGATCCGCGCCCGCTTCGCCGCATGGCTTTCGCCGGAATAGGCGTCCTCGTGCGGCACGACCGGCGCCGTCGGCTGGGCCGGGCGATCCGCGCCCCAGGCCAGGTCCAGCGGATTGGCGTCCACGGGCTTCAGCGTCGCCCCCGCCTTCTCGGCCGCCGCCTTGAAGCCGACCAGGGCGTCGGGGCTGTGCAGACGCGGATCGTAACCGATCACCGCCCCCTTGGCCGCCGTCTCCAGATAGGCGGCGACGTCGTTCAGGTCGCGCCGTTCGAACAGGGCCGGATCGGTCTGGGCCTTCACCTGAACGGTGTAGC includes the following:
- a CDS encoding aminopeptidase P family protein produces the protein MRQTFDETTDPSFGAKHLPLLRAEMARQGLDGFLIPHEDEHQNEYLPDANERLAWATGFTGSAGAAVVFQDRASMFTDGRYTVQVKAQTDPALFERRDLNDVAAYLETAAKGAVIGYDPRLHSPDALVGFKAAAEKAGATLKPVDANPLDLAWGADRPAQPTAPVVPHEDAYSGESHAAKRARIGRAVADAGADAVVLTAPMSIAWLFNVRGGDVIRSPLPIGQAILAADGKARLFLDPAKATNALPGWLGDDVRIEATEQLSAALDGLSGQKVMIDPALSSAWYFDRLEQAGATVVRATDPCAVPRAVKNAVEIEGSRQAHIRDGAALSRFLHWVDTVAQETLPDEREVVETLERFREATGALKDLSFDTIAGAGPNGALPHYKPVGATIRKVEKGSLLLVDGGGQYLDGTTDVTRTMAIGEPSEDQRHKFTLVLKAHVAMATIRFPAGTSGMALDAIARAPMWAAGLDYDHGTGHGVGSYLGVHEGPQRIAKWGTSQPLLEGMILSNEPGYYREGHWGIRIETLQVVTPAVVPEGGERPMHGFEQLTFAPIDRRLIAVEMLTPDERAYVDAYHAETLAKVGPLMDGEALDWLKRACAPL